In Macadamia integrifolia cultivar HAES 741 chromosome 1, SCU_Mint_v3, whole genome shotgun sequence, a single window of DNA contains:
- the LOC122079335 gene encoding kinesin-like protein KIN-14I, which translates to MASDGILSFSMASVVEDVLQQHGTRVSDVDLASRKAEEAALRRYEAAGWLRKMVGVVGAKDLPAQPSENEFRLGLRSGIILCNVLNKVQPGAVPKVVESPSVAAVVPDGAALSAYQYFENVRNFLVVVQDMRLPTFEASDLEQGGKSSRIVNCVLALKSYSDSKQCGGNRMWKFGGNLKPTSSGKFVVRKNSELFTNSLSRNQSMSEKSVDGSFPEPSLNSDLSEMTTSQSVNMLVRAVLSDKKAEEVPALVESMLSMVMEEFERRLASQNELMKTAVKDLPASKGNKSLLKTASCEVKVELDDENVAKMNNEKCLYGRSMHDDESKKQIMKQQMLLDLQGRGIQELRHTLCETKAGMQFMQMKCLEELNTLGRHMNGLALAASGYHKVLEENRKLYNQVQDLKGSIRVYCRVRPFLPGQPNRLSTVGHIEEGNITIVAPSKYGKEGRRSFTFNKVFGPAATQEEVFSDTQPLIRSVLDGYNVCIFAYGQTGSGKTYTMTGPKELAEKSQGVNYRALNDLFLLSEQRKDTFRYEVSVQMIEIYNEQVRDLLVTDGSSKRLEIHNSSQKGLSVPDANLISVASTFDVFELMNLGQRNRAVSATALNDHSSRSHSCLTVHVQGKDLTSGAVFRGCMHLVDLAGSERVDKSEVTGDRLKEAQHINKSLSALGDVISSLAQKNSHVPYRNSKLTQLLQDSLGGQAKTLMFVHISPEPDAIGETISTLKFAERVSTVELGAARVNKESADVKELKEQIASLKAALARKEGENEHFQLPTHYSPEKHVLKAGGSSPLHSNRQIGGDMSGGHSNLRQPMEDVGNIEVRNNSVMRSKRPSLDLQELLMNSPPWPQATRPEQNFHKEDEKETGSGDWVDKVMVNRQEIAYGGEKSLGHWDGENVQLPEHFFQRFLPDSKVYPEQIYNRIAASKKENHDYDLQRSRFDMASAGDSDELEAATSDSSEPDLLWQFNHPKVTSIPNGVGSKIKKPQPKAYKSTEIRSSIPTLGPSPSRKPSLHRSGRQPVSVDMKRRAGNGK; encoded by the exons ATGGCTAGCGATGGGATCTTGTCGTTTTCTATGGCTTCCGTTGTAGAGGATGTTCTTCAACAGCACGGGACTCGAGTGAGCGATGTTGATTTAGCATCAAGAAAGGCAGAGGAAGCAG CGCTTAGAAGGTATGAGGCTGCTGGGTGGCTGCGAAAGATGGTCGGAGTTGTTGGAGCTAAAGATTTGCCGGCTCAACCATCTGAGAATGAGTTTAGGCTCGGGTTACGAAGTGGGATAATTCTCTGCAATGTTCTCAACAAGGTTCAACCTGGTGCAGTGCCAAAG GTTGTGGAAAGTCCATCTGTCGCTGCTGTTGTCCCTGATGGAGCTGCATTATCAGCATACCAATACTTTGAAAACGTGAGGAATTTCCTCGTAGTTGTGCAGGATATGCGGCTTCCCACCTTCGAGGCATCCGATCTGGAACAg GGAGGGAAATCTTCAAGGATTGTGAACTGTGTTCTGGCACTTAAATCTTACAGTGACTCCAAACAGTGTGGTGGAAACCGAATGTGGAAATTTGGAGGAAATTTGAAACCCACCAGCTCAGGGAAATTTGTTGTAAGGAAAAATTCTGAACTTTTCACAAACTCATTATCAAGGAACCAGTCAATGAGTGAGAAGTCCGTGGATGGTTCATTCCCTGAACCAAGCTTAAATAGTGATCTTTCTGAAATG ACTACCTCTCAATCCGTGAATATGCTTGTACGTGCAGTTCTATCAGACAAGAAGGCTGAGGAAGTTCCAGCG TTGGTGGAGTCAATGCTAAGTATGGTTATGGAGGAGTTTGAGCGTCGTCTTGCAAGTCAAAATGAGCTG ATGAAAACAGCTGTAAAGGATCTGCCTGCATCTAAAGGCAACAAATCCCTTTTAAAGACTGCTTCTTGCGAAGTGAAG GTGGAGTTGGATGATGAGAATGTGGCAAAGATGAACAATGAGAAATGCTTATATGGAAGAAGTATGCATGACGATGAgtcaaaaaaacaaataatgaagCAGCAAATGCTCCTTGACCTACAAGGAAGAGGCATTCAG GAACTGAGACATACTCTTTGTGAAACAAAAGCTGGGATGCAGTTTATGCAAATGAAGTGCCTCGAGgagttgaacactcttg GTAGACATATGAATGGTCTAGCTCTTGCTGCTTCTGGATACCATAAGGTTCTTGAAGAAAACCGTAAACTTTATAATCAAGTACAAGACCTTAAAG GAAGTATCAGGGTCTACTGCCGAGTCAGACCCTTCTTGCCTGGGCAACCAAACAGATTGAGCACTGTGGGTCATATAGAAGAAGGAAATATTACAATCGTTGCCCCTTCAAAATACGGAAAAGAAGGACGTAGATCATTTACTTTCAACAAAGTTTTTGGTCCAGCTGCTACTCAAG AGGAAGTCTTCTCAGATACTCAACCTCTAATCCGATCAGTTCTTGATGGCTATAATGTTTGCATATTTGCATATGGCCAGACAGGATCAGGAAAAACATACACTATG ACTGGGCCAAAAGAGCTTGCAGAGAAAAGCCAAGGTGTAAATTACAGGGCATTGAatgatttatttcttctctcaGAACAAAGAAAAGATACCTTTCGTTATGAGGTTTCTGTTCAAATGATTGAGATTTATAATGAACAAGTAAGAGATCTCCTGGTTACTGATGGTTCTAGCAAGAG ATTAGAAATTCATAACAGTTCGCAGAAGGGACTTAGTGTACCAGATGCAAATCTCATATCTGTTGCATCAACATTTGATGTTTTTGAATTGATGAACCTTGGACAAAGAAATCGTGCAGTGAGTGCAACAGCCCTCAATGACCATAGTAGTCGTTCTCATAG CTGCCTGACAGTTCATGTTCAAGGTAAAGACCTGACATCTGGAGCTGTTTTTCGTGGGTGCATGCATTTGGTTGACCTGGCTGGGAGCGAAAGGGTTGACAAATCAGAAGTTACAGGAGATAGACTAAAGGAAGCACAACATATTAACAAATCACTTTCTGCTCTAGGCGATGTGATATCATCCCTTGCCCAAAAGAATTCACATGTTCCGTATAGGAATAGTAAACTCACACAGCTGCTTCAAGATTCTCTAG GAGGACAGGCCAAGACACTAATGTTTGTTCACATTAGCCCTGAACCTGATGCTATTGGGGAGACAATTAGTACTCTCAAGTTTGCTGAGCGGGTTTCTACTGTTGAGCTTGGTGCTGCCCGAGTAAACAAAGAAAGTGCAGATGTCAAAGAGCTCAAAGAGCAG ATTGCTAGTCTTAAGGCAGCCTTAGCaaggaaagagggagaaaacGAGCACTTCCAGCTTCCCACACACTACAGCCCCGAAAAACATGTACTGAAGGCTGGTGGATCATCACCTTTGCATTCTAACAGACAGATTGGAGGAGATATGTCAGGTGGTCACAGCAACCTCCGACAGCCAATGGAGGATGTAGGAAACATAGAG GTAAGGAATAATTCTGTGATGAGGTCAAAGAGGCCAAGCCTTGATCTACAAGAACTATTGATGAATTCACCTCCATGGCCACAAGCCACTAGGCCTGAACAAAATTTCCATAAGGAGGATGAGAAGGAAACAGGATCCGGAGATTGGGTAGATAAGGTCATGGTGAACAGGCAAGAAATTGCATATGGAGGTGAAAAATCATTAGGACATTGGGATGGTGAAAATGTCCAGTTGCCTGAGCATTTCTTTCAGAGATTTCTCCCGGATTCAAAGGTCTATCCAGAACAAATATATAACCGAATTGCAGCTAGCAAAAAGGAGAACCATGACTATGATCTTCAGAGAAGTCGGTTTGATATGGCTTCGGCTGGTGATTCTGATGAGCTCGAGGCTGCAACCAGTGATTCATCCGAGCCAGACTTGCTTTGGCAATTCAATCATCCCAAAGTGACCAGTATACCAAATGGAGTTGGTTCAAAGATCAAGAAACCTCAACCCAAGGCATATAAAAGCACAGAAATAAG GAGTTCGATACCTACATTAGGTCCTTCGCCATCAAGGAAACCATCATTGCATCGGAGTGGAAGGCAGCCGGTTTCTGTGGACATGAAGCGCAGAGCTGGAAATGGGAAGTAG
- the LOC122078920 gene encoding probable protein phosphatase 2C 5 has product MNRNEVSTMKPPLVPLATLIGQELRNEKVEKPSIKYGQAALAKKGEDYFLIRSDCQRISGNPASSFSVFAIFDGHNGISAAIYAKENLLNNVTSAIPQGIGREEWLQSLPRALVAGFVKTDIEFQQRGETSGTTATFVVIDGWTVTVASVGDSRCILDAHGGVVSLLTVDHRLEENAEERERVTASGGEVGRLNVYGGTQVGPLRCWPGGLCLSRSIGDMDVGEFIVPIPHVKQVKLSNAGGRLIIASDGIWDALSSEMAAQSCRGLPAELSAKLVVKEALRSRGLKDDTTCLVVDIIPPEHSVLPPTPKMKNNKLSSFIFGKKSQDSTSKSTSKRSSVGVVEELFEEGSAVLAERLGKDFPKTISGLFRCAVCQVHQPPSDGFSINSGPLFLPPPSGPFLCTNCQMKKDAMEGKRPSRTTVTT; this is encoded by the exons ATGAACCGGAACGAAGTTTCAACGATGAAGCCTCCCTTGGTTCCACTCGCTACCTTGATCGGTCAAGAGCTCAGGAACGAGAAGGTTGAGAAACCTTCCATCAAGTATGGACAGGCTGCTCTAGCCAAGAAAGGGGAGGATTATTTTCTTATTAGATCAGATTGTCAGAGGATTTCGGGCAATCCAGCATCGTCCTTCTCAGTATTTGCG ATCTTTGATGGGCACAATGGCATTTCAGCTGCTATATATGCCAAGGAGAATCTACTAAACAATGTCACGAGTGCGATTCCTCAGGGCATTGGTAGGGAAGAGTGGCTTCAATCCCTTCCTCGGGCATTGGTTGCGGGTTTTGTGAAGACTGACATAGAGTTTCAGCAGAGAG GAGAAACATCTGGTACAACAGCTACCTTCGTAGTCATTGATGGATGGACGGTGACAGTTGCATCGGTAGGAGATTCACGATGTATATTGGATGCGCATGGGGGTGTGGTTTCTCTTTTGACGGTCGATCACAGGCTAGAAGAGAATGCTGAAGAGAGGGAGCGTGTGACTGCAAGTGGTGGTGAAGTTGGAAGACTTAATGTCTATGGGGGTACACAG GTGGGCCCCCTTCGCTGCTGGCCAGGTGGATTATGCCTTTCAAGGTCAATTGGTGATATGGATGTTGGGGAATTCATTGTCCCTATACCACATGTGAAGCAAGTTAAG CTTTCAAATGCTGGGGGAAGGTTAATAATTGCTTCTGATGGAATCTGGGATGCCTTGTCATCTGAGATGGCTGCACAATCTTGCCGGGGTTTGCCTGCCGAGCTTTCTGCGAAGCTGGTTGTGAAG GAAGCTCTAAGGTCCAGAGGTCTGAAAGATGATACAACCTGCCTAGTTGTTGACATCATTCCACCTGAACATTCTGTTCTACCACCGACtccaaagatgaaaaataataaacttagttcatttatttttggaaaaaaatctcaGGATTCTACGAGTAAATCAACTAGCAAACGTTCTTCTGTTGGGGTTGTGGAGGAGCTATTTGAAGAGGGTTCTGCAGTACTTGCTGAAAG GTTGGGTAAGGATTTTCCCAAGACAATTTCTGGGCTATTCAGGTGTGCAGTCTGCCAAGTGCATCAACCACCAAGTGATGGTTTTTCTATCAATTCTGGACCTCTCTTCTTACCTCCACCAAGTGGTCCATTCCTTTGCACAAACTGCCAGATGAAGAAGGATGCAATGGAAGGAAAACGGCCAAGCCGGACGACAGTGACCACATAG